A DNA window from Pyrus communis chromosome 3, drPyrComm1.1, whole genome shotgun sequence contains the following coding sequences:
- the LOC137728141 gene encoding uncharacterized protein yields the protein MEDVFHELNQSFDWKVDSLGTQVLDPLGPHEKYSPCVPLEIYFEVSKNHSYFDSDLSEDGTLTLVHQSEVQVRSYKSKIVNASWLQTRNAYVRPYLYRVLSFLKIHEDVHSDIVQTIIDRGIRIRNLDSKKGPKVLRLRVGIKIYHNQIRCEDCSKQRELERDALIKEMLKRVRVVADAEDVNEDERGRGRKRQPVVRESEVCPICLEKFVVGSEDVTSMPCTHMFHENCIWRWFKQSHLNCPLCRFEMFIELGSQGEGDIGI from the coding sequence ATGGAAGACGTCTTTCACGAGTTGAACCAGAGCTTTGACTGGAAAGTTGATTCCCTTGGCACACAAGTACTAGACCCCCTCGGCCCTCATGAGAAATATTCCCCTTGTGTTCCACTGGAAATCTACTTTGAAGTCTCCAAAAACCACAGCTACTTCGACAGCGATCTCTCGGAAGACGGAACCCTAACCCTGGTGCACCAATCTGAAGTACAAGTGAGAAGTTACAAAAGCAAAATAGTTAATGCGTCCTGGTTACAAACCAGAAACGCATACGTCAGACCCTATCTTTATCGGGTGTTATCCTTTCTTAAAATCCACGAGGACGTGCACAGTGATATAGTACAGACGATTATAGACAGGGGTATCCGAATTAGAAACTTGGATTCCAAGAAAGGTCCTAAAGTCCTGCGCCTGAGGGTTGGCATAAAAATATACCATAACCAGATTCGTTGTGAGGATTGCTCGAAACAAAGAGAACTCGAAAGGGATGCGTTGATCAAGGAGATGCTAAAGAGGGTTAGAGTGGTGGCTGATGCCGAGGATGTTAATGAGGACGAGAGAGGTCGAGGAAGAAAAAGACAACCCGTTGTGCGTGAAAGTGAGGTTTGCCCTATTTGTCTGGAAAAGTTTGTTGTGGGATCAGAGGATGTAACGTCCATGCCTTGCACACATATGTTTCATGAAAACTGCATATGGAGATGGTTCAAACAGAGTCACCTTAATTGCCCTCTTTGCCGCTTCGAGATGTTTATTGAACTTGGATCACAAGGCGAAGGAGACATTGGGATTTAA